From the Microbacterium thalassium genome, one window contains:
- a CDS encoding glycosyltransferase, giving the protein MRVLISATGTAGHFLPCVPVARACRDAGHDVRIAVPASFADQARQSGLDVFAFDDPSSAEVAAVFGPIGERMKRHPDSAFDPRLRAETDRTVVREMFGRVDARAALPKLRDLVRQWRPDVIVRDPAEVASLVVAEESGIRSLRCAIGTISMLQMFTDALGGPFAEWEREAGLEPRSLTRSARESPIITTVPPTFDAADMDVAAPRSIVRFRSALPDPSAASLPEWGDPDAPLVYVTFGSVAATMPFGPLFRSVLAALADMPIRVLLTTGHAGSPEELRPWPPNAHVETWWPQDEAMTEAVAVIGHGGFGTTMAALAAGVPQVVLPLFTGDQAINASRVDACRAGVRVDLGHDPAGQLRTALTRVLDDTAYRAGAQRLRDEIAELPPVSSVVHAIVAPAS; this is encoded by the coding sequence GTGCGCGTGCTCATCTCGGCCACCGGAACCGCGGGGCACTTCCTCCCCTGCGTGCCGGTGGCGCGCGCCTGCCGCGACGCCGGCCACGACGTCCGCATCGCCGTCCCGGCATCCTTCGCGGACCAGGCGCGGCAGTCGGGTCTGGACGTGTTCGCGTTCGACGATCCGTCTTCCGCCGAGGTGGCTGCGGTGTTCGGCCCGATCGGTGAGCGCATGAAGCGGCATCCGGACTCGGCATTCGACCCGCGGCTGCGCGCCGAGACCGATCGCACCGTCGTCCGCGAGATGTTCGGCCGCGTCGACGCCCGCGCGGCGCTTCCGAAGCTGCGCGACCTGGTGCGGCAGTGGCGGCCGGACGTGATCGTGCGCGACCCCGCAGAGGTCGCATCGCTCGTCGTCGCCGAGGAGTCGGGGATCCGAAGCCTGCGATGCGCCATCGGGACGATCAGCATGCTCCAGATGTTCACCGACGCGCTCGGGGGCCCGTTCGCCGAGTGGGAGCGCGAGGCGGGCCTGGAACCGCGATCGCTCACGCGATCCGCACGCGAGTCGCCGATCATCACGACGGTGCCGCCCACATTCGACGCCGCCGACATGGACGTCGCCGCACCGCGGAGCATCGTGAGGTTCCGCAGCGCGCTCCCGGACCCCTCTGCCGCGTCGCTGCCGGAATGGGGCGACCCGGACGCGCCGCTGGTGTACGTGACGTTCGGGTCGGTGGCGGCGACGATGCCGTTCGGCCCGCTGTTCCGCTCGGTGCTCGCGGCTCTCGCGGACATGCCGATCCGGGTCCTGCTGACCACGGGCCACGCCGGCTCGCCGGAGGAGCTGCGCCCCTGGCCGCCCAACGCCCACGTCGAGACCTGGTGGCCGCAGGACGAGGCCATGACCGAGGCGGTCGCGGTGATCGGCCACGGCGGATTCGGCACGACGATGGCGGCGCTCGCCGCGGGCGTTCCGCAGGTCGTGCTTCCCCTGTTCACGGGCGACCAGGCCATCAACGCCTCGCGCGTCGACGCGTGCCGCGCCGGCGTGCGGGTCGACCTGGGGCATGATCCGGCGGGACAGCTCCGGACGGCCCTGACCCGCGTGCTGGACGACACCGCCTACCGTGCCGGCGCGCAGCGGCTTCGCGATGAAATCGCGGAGCTTCCGCCGGTCAGCTCGGTCGTCCACGCGATCGTCGCGCCGGCGTCGTGA
- a CDS encoding response regulator → MIRLVIADDHPVVRAGLVGLLSDEPGFEVVGEAADGEQAVRVAAATSPDVVLMDLRMPGVDGVEATSRIAAEGTAKVLILTTYESDDQILAAIEAGASGYLLKAAPQDEILAGIRSVAEGQTALSPQVAVRLVERMRQPATAPTQVLSAREVDVLRLVARGRSNKQVAADLGIGESTVKTHLLRTFEKLGVADRTRAVTLAMEKGLLD, encoded by the coding sequence ATGATCCGCTTGGTGATCGCGGACGACCACCCCGTGGTCCGTGCGGGGCTGGTCGGCCTGCTGTCGGACGAGCCGGGGTTCGAGGTCGTGGGGGAGGCTGCCGACGGCGAGCAGGCGGTGCGCGTCGCCGCGGCGACCTCGCCCGATGTCGTCCTGATGGACCTGCGGATGCCGGGTGTCGACGGCGTCGAGGCGACGTCGCGCATCGCCGCCGAGGGGACCGCGAAGGTGCTCATCCTCACGACGTACGAGTCGGACGACCAGATCCTCGCCGCGATCGAGGCGGGGGCCAGCGGCTACCTGCTCAAGGCCGCGCCGCAGGACGAGATCCTCGCCGGCATCCGCTCCGTCGCCGAAGGCCAGACGGCGCTGTCACCGCAGGTGGCGGTCCGCCTCGTCGAGCGGATGCGGCAGCCGGCGACGGCGCCGACGCAGGTGCTCAGCGCGCGCGAGGTCGACGTGCTGCGGCTCGTGGCGCGCGGTCGCAGCAACAAGCAGGTCGCCGCCGACCTCGGCATCGGCGAATCGACGGTCAAGACCCACCTGCTGCGCACGTTCGAGAAGCTCGGCGTCGCCGACCGCACGCGCGCGGTCACCCTGGCGATGGAGAAGGGTCTGCTCGACTGA
- a CDS encoding sensor histidine kinase, with the protein MLNRRWWDAAVIAASLMVVVALIVGLGGASTAGDRLLAAGALVVLLLAYVLVARPALGAPRTWSLPVFVALSAAALAIGCSGEPFFAVMQAIAYPMAWLLAERRRDAVIGSIVVALGVFAGFAVFSGVLDDADAVVPALTSAAATAGFGLAFAVAFGLWITRIVEYGEERARLVGELTAAQAEIEVLSRDRGASMERERLARDIHDTLAQTLAGLTILTERAGKQLREGRTDAASDTITTVERLSRDALAEARAIVSRTAAVPSDTALADAVDRLVDRFRAEVGLTIDLDLRLDPAGGIPRETQLIVLRCLQEALSNVRKHAAATRVQVTVSTAADGGATLEVADDGTGFDAAARRNGFGLDGMSDRVAIAGGELELDSGVGRGTTVTVRLPAHVDAEETA; encoded by the coding sequence ATGCTCAATCGACGATGGTGGGACGCGGCGGTCATCGCCGCGTCCCTCATGGTCGTCGTCGCGCTGATCGTCGGACTCGGTGGCGCCTCGACGGCGGGCGACAGGCTGCTGGCGGCGGGCGCACTCGTCGTCCTGCTGCTGGCCTACGTGCTCGTCGCCCGGCCTGCGCTGGGGGCGCCGCGCACGTGGAGCCTGCCGGTGTTCGTGGCGCTCTCGGCCGCGGCCCTGGCGATCGGCTGCTCCGGCGAGCCGTTCTTCGCCGTCATGCAGGCGATCGCCTACCCGATGGCGTGGCTGCTGGCCGAACGCCGCCGCGACGCCGTCATCGGCTCGATCGTCGTCGCGCTGGGAGTGTTCGCCGGCTTCGCCGTCTTCTCCGGCGTCCTCGACGACGCCGACGCGGTCGTCCCCGCGCTCACGTCGGCGGCCGCCACGGCCGGCTTCGGTCTCGCCTTCGCGGTGGCCTTCGGCCTGTGGATCACGCGCATCGTGGAATACGGCGAGGAGCGCGCGCGCCTGGTCGGCGAGCTGACCGCCGCACAGGCCGAGATCGAGGTGCTCAGCCGCGACCGCGGCGCCTCGATGGAACGCGAGCGCCTGGCGCGCGACATCCACGACACCCTCGCGCAGACGCTCGCGGGCCTGACGATCCTCACCGAGCGCGCCGGGAAGCAGCTGCGCGAGGGGAGGACGGATGCGGCCTCCGACACCATCACGACGGTCGAGCGTCTGTCGCGGGACGCGCTCGCCGAGGCGCGCGCGATCGTCTCGCGTACGGCGGCCGTCCCCTCGGACACCGCCCTCGCCGACGCCGTGGACCGGCTGGTCGACCGGTTCCGCGCCGAGGTCGGACTGACGATCGACCTCGACCTGCGGCTCGATCCCGCCGGCGGCATCCCGCGCGAGACGCAGCTCATCGTGCTCCGCTGCCTGCAGGAGGCGCTCTCGAATGTGCGCAAGCACGCCGCGGCCACGCGTGTGCAGGTGACGGTGTCGACCGCGGCCGACGGCGGCGCGACCCTCGAGGTCGCCGACGACGGCACGGGCTTCGACGCGGCGGCGCGTCGGAACGGGTTCGGCCTCGACGGGATGAGCGACCGGGTCGCGATCGCCGGCGGTGAGCTCGAGCTCGACTCGGGCGTCGGACGCGGGACGACGGTGACCGTGCGCCTCCCCGCGCATGTCGATGCGGAGGAGACGGCATGA
- a CDS encoding ABC transporter permease: MSTQTATTRARSAAGRSTFGMGLWRARFELMQYFRSGDTVVFTFLFPILMLGLFSVAFGADGDMQPGPGLPPVPVAQMYLPAMLAAGLLLSGLQNLAIDIAVERSEGMLKRLGSTPLSPVSYFIGKILQVAVTGVLQAAAIIVFAVLVFQVPLPTEPDKWLTFAWVFLLGITSSALLGVALSTVPRSSRSAAAVVIPIVLIVQFISGVYLFFYMLPEWLQNVAGVLPVKWMAQGMRYVFLPDEYSALEQNGEWNLAGVAIALAIWLVVGLVLARVTFRWNRRDA, from the coding sequence ATGAGCACTCAGACGGCCACGACCCGCGCCCGCAGCGCGGCCGGTCGCAGCACCTTCGGGATGGGCCTGTGGCGTGCCCGCTTCGAGCTGATGCAGTACTTCCGCTCGGGAGACACGGTGGTCTTCACCTTCCTGTTCCCGATCCTGATGCTGGGGTTGTTCTCCGTCGCGTTCGGCGCCGACGGCGACATGCAGCCGGGGCCGGGTCTGCCGCCCGTCCCCGTCGCGCAGATGTACCTGCCGGCGATGCTGGCCGCGGGACTGCTGCTCTCGGGACTGCAGAACCTCGCGATCGACATCGCCGTGGAACGTTCGGAGGGTATGCTCAAGCGCCTCGGATCGACCCCGCTCTCGCCGGTGAGCTACTTCATCGGCAAGATCCTCCAGGTGGCCGTCACCGGTGTGCTGCAGGCCGCCGCGATCATCGTCTTCGCGGTGCTCGTCTTCCAGGTCCCGCTGCCGACCGAGCCCGACAAGTGGCTGACGTTCGCGTGGGTGTTCCTGCTCGGCATCACATCGTCGGCGCTGCTCGGCGTCGCGCTGTCCACGGTTCCGCGCTCGTCGCGCAGCGCGGCGGCGGTCGTGATCCCGATCGTGCTGATCGTGCAGTTCATCTCGGGCGTGTACCTGTTCTTCTACATGCTGCCCGAGTGGCTGCAGAACGTCGCCGGGGTGCTGCCGGTGAAGTGGATGGCGCAGGGCATGCGATACGTCTTCCTTCCCGACGAGTACTCGGCGCTCGAGCAGAACGGCGAGTGGAACCTCGCGGGCGTGGCGATCGCGCTGGCGATCTGGCTGGTCGTCGGGCTCGTCCTCGCGCGCGTCACCTTCCGGTGGAACCGGCGCGACGCGTAG
- a CDS encoding ABC transporter ATP-binding protein, which yields MDENVVRVRNLRKEYGNRAVVDDVSFDIARGETFALLGPNGAGKTTTVEILEGFRRRTGGEVSVLGEDPGKAGLAWKARIGVVLQSAGEFGAFTVREQIRQFAGFFPKPRDVDEVIAAVGLEAQAGMRVNKLSGGQQRRVDVALGIVGSPDLLFLDEPTTGFDPQARLDFWAMIKGLSHDGTTILLTTHYLEEAAHLADRVGIIVGGQLGAIGPVDTIGGEDARTPIVRWTDAGTRHEQRTREPGRFVADLVARAGAEPADVEIVRPTLEDIYLDLVSNDDGAADAADAPVKEESR from the coding sequence ATGGACGAGAACGTGGTGCGGGTGCGGAACCTGCGCAAGGAATACGGGAACCGCGCGGTGGTCGACGATGTGTCGTTCGACATCGCGCGCGGTGAGACATTCGCCCTCCTGGGACCCAACGGGGCGGGCAAGACCACGACCGTCGAGATCCTCGAGGGATTCCGGCGTCGTACCGGCGGCGAGGTCAGCGTGCTGGGCGAGGACCCCGGCAAGGCGGGCCTGGCCTGGAAGGCGCGCATCGGCGTCGTGCTGCAGAGCGCCGGCGAGTTCGGCGCGTTCACGGTGCGGGAGCAGATCCGGCAGTTCGCCGGGTTCTTCCCCAAGCCGCGCGACGTCGACGAGGTGATCGCCGCCGTCGGCCTCGAGGCTCAGGCGGGCATGCGCGTCAACAAGCTCTCGGGCGGCCAGCAGCGTCGCGTCGATGTGGCGCTGGGCATCGTCGGGAGCCCCGACCTGCTGTTCCTCGACGAGCCGACGACCGGGTTCGACCCTCAGGCCCGCCTCGACTTCTGGGCGATGATCAAGGGCCTGTCGCACGACGGGACCACGATCCTGCTCACGACGCACTACCTCGAGGAGGCGGCGCACCTCGCCGACCGGGTCGGGATCATCGTCGGAGGACAGCTCGGAGCGATCGGCCCCGTGGACACCATCGGCGGCGAGGACGCCCGCACCCCGATCGTGCGGTGGACCGACGCCGGCACGCGTCACGAGCAGCGGACGCGCGAGCCGGGCCGTTTCGTGGCGGATCTGGTCGCGCGCGCCGGCGCGGAGCCGGCCGACGTCGAGATCGTCCGCCCCACCCTCGAGGACATCTACCTGGACCTCGTGAGCAACGACGACGGCGCCGCGGATGCCGCGGACGCCCCCGTGAAGGAGGAGTCGCGATGA
- a CDS encoding pyridoxal phosphate-dependent aminotransferase: MTERAPLSRKLSAIAESATLKVDAKAKALQAAGRPVISFAAGEPDFPTPQAVVDAAADALTNSANFRYTPAAGLPALREAIAAVTLRDSGLAVEPAQVVVTNGGKQAVYQAFQAVVNPGDEVLLPAPYWTTYPEAIALADGTPVPVFAGADQDYKVTVDQLEAARTDRTTALVFVSPSNPTGAVYTPEETTAIARWALEHGIWIISDEIYQHLVYEGVKAVSIVEAVPEVAGQTILVNGVAKTYAMTGWRVGWMVGPKDAMKLAANLQSHLSSNVNNVAQRAALAALTGPQDAAEEMRVAFDRRRQLIVSELSKIDGVVVPNPLGAFYVYPDVHGLLGREWRGKTPQTTLELADLILDEVEVAVVPGEAFGPSGYLRMSYALGDEALLEGVHRLQQLFAQP, translated from the coding sequence GTGACCGAACGTGCTCCTCTGTCCCGCAAGCTCTCCGCCATCGCCGAGTCGGCGACCCTCAAGGTCGACGCCAAGGCCAAGGCGCTGCAGGCCGCGGGACGCCCCGTCATCAGCTTCGCCGCCGGCGAGCCGGACTTCCCCACGCCGCAGGCGGTCGTGGACGCCGCCGCCGACGCGCTGACGAACTCCGCGAACTTCCGATACACCCCCGCGGCCGGCCTGCCGGCGCTGCGCGAGGCGATCGCCGCCGTGACGCTGCGCGACTCGGGACTGGCGGTCGAGCCGGCGCAGGTCGTGGTGACCAACGGCGGCAAGCAGGCCGTCTACCAGGCGTTCCAGGCTGTGGTGAACCCCGGCGACGAGGTGCTGCTGCCCGCGCCGTACTGGACCACCTACCCCGAGGCGATCGCCCTGGCCGACGGCACCCCCGTGCCGGTGTTCGCCGGTGCCGACCAGGACTACAAGGTGACCGTCGACCAGCTCGAGGCGGCGCGCACCGACCGGACGACCGCGCTGGTGTTCGTATCGCCCTCGAACCCCACCGGCGCCGTGTACACGCCCGAGGAGACCACGGCGATCGCCCGGTGGGCTCTCGAGCACGGCATCTGGATCATCTCGGACGAGATCTACCAGCACCTCGTCTACGAGGGCGTGAAGGCGGTCTCGATCGTCGAGGCCGTGCCCGAGGTCGCCGGCCAGACGATCCTCGTCAACGGCGTCGCCAAGACCTACGCGATGACCGGATGGCGCGTGGGCTGGATGGTCGGCCCGAAGGACGCCATGAAGCTCGCGGCGAACCTGCAGTCGCACCTGTCGAGCAACGTCAACAACGTCGCCCAGCGCGCGGCGCTCGCCGCGCTCACCGGCCCGCAGGACGCCGCCGAGGAGATGCGCGTCGCGTTCGACCGCCGCCGGCAGCTGATCGTGTCGGAGCTGTCGAAGATCGACGGTGTCGTGGTGCCGAACCCGCTCGGCGCGTTCTACGTCTACCCCGACGTGCACGGGCTCCTCGGCCGCGAGTGGCGCGGCAAGACGCCGCAGACCACCCTCGAGCTCGCCGACCTGATCCTCGACGAGGTCGAGGTGGCGGTGGTTCCGGGCGAGGCCTTCGGGCCGAGCGGCTACCTGCGGATGTCGTACGCCCTCGGGGACGAGGCGCTGCTCGAGGGCGTCCACCGCCTCCAGCAGCTGTTCGCGCAGCCCTAG
- a CDS encoding UDP-N-acetylmuramate dehydrogenase: MPEIDPVPLSDLTTLRTGAAPARMFEARTRDELIETLRDLWAEGEPVLVIGGGSNLFVGDEPFDGAVVRIRTTGIERMPSPRDGYARLRVEAGHDWDALVEHAVAQGLAGIEAMSGIPGTVGAAPVQNVGAYGQEIVQTLVEVDLIDESTGEVSTVPASGLELGFRTSVLKHHYGSVPERSAVILSVTLELAEVGHAARPIQGQQLRSALGLAEGEAVTVAWIRDHVLATRRSKGMVLDDADPDTCSAGSFFQNAIVSASFARTLPDDCPRWPVSPDMDPVLVIPLASFDGYVPAPQGKPSDVKVSAAWLIEHSGLRKGFKLPRSRASLSSKHALALTNRGSATAAEVAELARFIQGRVQAEFGLILQPEPVLVGVDL; the protein is encoded by the coding sequence ATGCCCGAGATCGACCCCGTCCCGCTCTCCGACCTGACGACCCTGCGCACGGGAGCCGCCCCCGCCCGCATGTTCGAGGCGCGCACCCGGGATGAGCTCATCGAGACGCTCCGCGACCTGTGGGCGGAGGGCGAGCCGGTCCTGGTGATCGGCGGCGGGTCCAACCTGTTCGTCGGCGACGAGCCCTTCGACGGGGCGGTCGTGCGCATCCGCACGACCGGGATCGAGCGGATGCCCTCGCCCCGCGACGGCTATGCGCGGCTCCGCGTCGAGGCCGGCCACGACTGGGACGCGCTGGTGGAGCATGCCGTCGCCCAGGGCCTCGCCGGCATCGAGGCGATGTCGGGGATTCCCGGCACGGTCGGCGCCGCGCCGGTCCAGAACGTCGGCGCATACGGCCAGGAGATCGTGCAGACTCTCGTCGAGGTCGATCTGATCGACGAGTCGACGGGTGAGGTCTCGACGGTGCCGGCATCCGGCCTCGAGCTCGGTTTCCGCACCTCGGTCCTCAAGCACCACTACGGCTCGGTGCCCGAGCGCTCGGCCGTCATCCTCTCGGTCACCCTCGAGCTGGCCGAGGTCGGGCACGCCGCGCGCCCCATCCAGGGGCAGCAGCTGCGCTCGGCGCTGGGTCTGGCCGAAGGCGAGGCGGTGACGGTCGCGTGGATCCGCGACCATGTGCTCGCCACGCGCCGCAGCAAGGGGATGGTGCTCGACGACGCCGACCCCGACACGTGCAGCGCGGGCTCCTTCTTCCAGAACGCGATCGTGTCGGCATCCTTCGCGCGCACGCTTCCCGACGATTGCCCGCGGTGGCCGGTCTCACCCGACATGGATCCGGTCCTGGTGATCCCGCTGGCATCGTTCGACGGCTACGTGCCGGCTCCGCAGGGGAAGCCGTCCGACGTCAAGGTCAGCGCCGCGTGGCTCATCGAGCACTCGGGCCTGCGCAAGGGCTTCAAGCTGCCCCGTTCGCGCGCGAGCCTGTCGAGCAAGCACGCGCTCGCGCTGACCAACCGCGGCAGTGCGACGGCCGCGGAGGTCGCCGAGCTGGCGCGGTTCATCCAGGGACGCGTGCAGGCCGAGTTCGGGCTGATCCTGCAGCCCGAACCCGTGCTCGTGGGCGTCGACCTCTAG
- a CDS encoding MaoC/PaaZ C-terminal domain-containing protein: MSDLNVGDVVAERTVHLTRESLVRYAGASGDFNPIHYRDDVAQAVGLPGVLAHGMLTMGLAVETIVPWLGDAGRILEYGVRFTRPVVVDPDTGADVSVTAKVGQIEDETIRIDLTVAHGSTTVLGKAQVRVRVA, encoded by the coding sequence ATGAGCGACCTGAACGTGGGCGACGTCGTCGCCGAGCGCACCGTCCATCTCACGCGCGAGTCGCTGGTGCGCTACGCCGGCGCCTCGGGCGACTTCAACCCCATCCACTACCGGGACGACGTCGCCCAGGCCGTGGGCCTCCCGGGCGTCCTCGCGCACGGCATGCTGACCATGGGCCTCGCGGTCGAGACGATCGTGCCGTGGCTGGGCGATGCCGGCCGCATCCTCGAGTACGGCGTGCGCTTCACCCGGCCGGTCGTGGTCGACCCCGACACCGGTGCCGACGTGTCCGTCACCGCCAAGGTCGGCCAGATCGAGGACGAGACGATCCGCATCGACCTGACCGTCGCGCACGGCTCGACGACCGTGCTCGGCAAGGCGCAGGTGCGCGTGCGGGTCGCGTGA
- a CDS encoding FAS1-like dehydratase domain-containing protein, giving the protein MPVNPELVGRVFPATAPYLVGREKVREFARAVFADDAQHHDPAAAQALGYADVVAPPTFAMVVQDLTLQQLLAEPDSGIELSRVLHAEQRFRYSRPIVAGDELTAQLTVSGIRTIGGNAMVTSDAEVTDAAGAHVVTATSVLLVGEGES; this is encoded by the coding sequence GTGCCAGTGAACCCCGAGCTCGTGGGTCGCGTGTTCCCCGCGACGGCCCCCTACCTCGTCGGACGCGAGAAGGTGCGCGAGTTCGCGCGCGCCGTGTTCGCCGACGACGCCCAGCATCACGACCCCGCCGCCGCGCAGGCGCTCGGCTATGCCGACGTCGTCGCGCCGCCGACCTTCGCGATGGTCGTGCAGGACCTCACTCTCCAGCAGCTGCTGGCCGAGCCCGACTCGGGCATCGAGCTGTCGCGCGTGCTCCACGCCGAGCAGCGCTTCCGCTACAGCCGTCCGATCGTCGCCGGCGACGAGCTGACCGCGCAGCTGACCGTGTCCGGCATCCGCACCATCGGCGGCAACGCGATGGTGACCAGCGATGCCGAGGTGACGGATGCCGCCGGCGCCCACGTCGTCACGGCGACGTCGGTCCTGCTGGTCGGGGAGGGCGAGTCATGA
- a CDS encoding sulfite exporter TauE/SafE family protein, protein MAARPVGAERNLRFVLTGIAVGLLAGLLSGLFGVGGGTVIVPLLVLILGFDQRLAAGTSLAAIVPIATVGVISYALHGEVAWFAALILAGAAVVGAQVGTWLLARLPQKVLRWGFIGFLGIVIVMLFVVIPSRDAGLELTWLSGFGLVVLGLLTGVLSGLLGVGGGIVVVPALMILFGTSDLLAKGTSLLMMIPTAISGTIGNFRRGNVDLTAALLVGVAACTTTALGAWLATLMDPLVANITFALYLAFIAGQMAYKTVRSGRK, encoded by the coding sequence ATGGCGGCGCGGCCGGTCGGCGCTGAACGGAATCTTCGATTCGTCCTCACCGGCATCGCCGTCGGCCTGCTCGCGGGGCTGCTGTCGGGCCTGTTCGGCGTGGGCGGCGGCACGGTCATCGTGCCGCTGCTCGTCCTGATCCTGGGGTTCGATCAGCGCCTGGCCGCCGGCACGTCGCTCGCGGCGATCGTCCCCATCGCGACGGTCGGCGTCATCTCGTACGCCCTCCACGGTGAGGTCGCCTGGTTCGCGGCGCTGATCCTCGCCGGTGCGGCCGTGGTCGGCGCGCAGGTCGGCACGTGGCTGCTGGCGCGCCTGCCGCAGAAGGTGCTGCGCTGGGGCTTCATCGGATTCCTCGGCATCGTCATCGTGATGCTCTTCGTGGTCATCCCCTCTCGCGATGCCGGGCTCGAGCTGACGTGGCTGTCCGGGTTCGGCCTGGTCGTCCTGGGTCTGCTCACGGGCGTGCTGTCGGGTCTGCTGGGCGTGGGCGGCGGCATCGTGGTCGTGCCGGCGCTCATGATCCTGTTCGGCACCAGCGATCTGCTCGCCAAGGGCACGTCGCTGCTCATGATGATCCCGACCGCGATCTCGGGCACCATCGGCAACTTCCGTCGCGGCAACGTCGATCTGACGGCGGCCCTGCTGGTGGGCGTGGCGGCGTGCACGACCACGGCGCTGGGAGCGTGGCTCGCCACGCTCATGGATCCGCTCGTGGCCAACATCACGTTCGCCCTCTACCTCGCCTTCATCGCCGGGCAGATGGCCTACAAGACGGTCCGCAGCGGTCGCAAGTAG
- a CDS encoding DUF2510 domain-containing protein, with protein MSTTPPGWYDDGHGALRWWDGAAWTEHVAQPEPETPAPEGADTPAPEGAETPAPEGAAALPPELAAEFEPAAATSVGVPVPGEVPAYGAYGAGQPGAQQPYPGGAFVSATEPKKSRAWIIWLVVGIVLLGIVIAAAVLIPLLILGGSGGNGPQTPSSTVEIDDSVVLSTDDDYAIVDTVALYDSAWQSIDCDQYIASTTTDFRENIGYADCESFMADAEGAAETLDDYSVLVTFLSVEGETALVGTTETYSSLYDEDGVLSDERIEYEDYLYYFLVVVDGEWLIDGVEYE; from the coding sequence ATGAGCACGACGCCTCCCGGCTGGTATGACGACGGACACGGTGCCCTGCGCTGGTGGGACGGAGCCGCGTGGACTGAGCATGTTGCTCAGCCTGAGCCCGAGACCCCCGCCCCCGAGGGTGCCGACACCCCCGCCCCCGAGGGTGCCGAGACCCCCGCTCCCGAGGGCGCCGCGGCGCTGCCTCCCGAGCTCGCGGCGGAGTTCGAGCCGGCCGCCGCGACGTCGGTCGGTGTGCCGGTACCCGGCGAGGTGCCCGCCTACGGCGCGTACGGAGCGGGCCAGCCGGGCGCGCAGCAGCCCTACCCCGGGGGCGCGTTCGTTTCCGCCACCGAGCCGAAGAAGTCGCGCGCGTGGATCATCTGGCTCGTCGTCGGCATCGTGCTGCTCGGCATCGTGATCGCCGCCGCCGTGCTCATCCCGCTGCTGATCCTCGGCGGCTCGGGAGGCAACGGGCCCCAGACGCCGTCGTCGACCGTCGAGATCGACGACAGCGTCGTCCTGTCGACCGACGACGACTACGCGATCGTCGACACCGTGGCGCTGTACGACAGCGCGTGGCAGAGCATCGACTGCGATCAGTACATCGCCTCCACGACGACGGACTTCCGCGAGAACATCGGCTACGCCGACTGCGAATCGTTCATGGCCGACGCTGAGGGCGCCGCTGAGACGCTCGACGACTACTCCGTCCTCGTGACCTTCCTGTCGGTCGAGGGTGAGACGGCCCTCGTGGGCACCACCGAGACCTATTCGAGCCTGTACGACGAAGATGGCGTGCTCTCCGACGAGCGGATCGAATACGAGGACTACCTGTACTACTTCCTCGTGGTCGTCGACGGTGAGTGGCTCATCGACGGCGTGGAATACGAGTGA